The following coding sequences lie in one Mycobacterium gordonae genomic window:
- a CDS encoding MaoC family dehydratase, whose protein sequence is MTDGYTAVRVGGPYFDDLAVGQVFDWAPSVTLSPGLAAAHQAIIGDRLRLALDADLCAAVTGAPAALAHPGLVCDVAIGQSTLATQRVKANLFYRGLTFHRYPLIGDTLYTRTEVVGLRANTAKPGRAPTGMAALRMTTIDQADRLVLDFYRCAMLPVSPAGIVRPDHGDDLSAFQAAPPAVDPTETWDGEAFRRKVPGPHFDPGRAGAVLHSTGDVVTSAPELARLTLNIAATHHDSRVGGQRLVYGGHTIGLAFAQANRLLPNLATVLGWESCDHTAPVYEGDTLYSEVHVERATQNSNAGVLGVRSLVYAASDSADVPDRQVLDWRYRALQF, encoded by the coding sequence GTGACTGACGGGTATACGGCGGTGCGTGTGGGCGGGCCCTACTTCGACGACCTGGCCGTGGGGCAGGTGTTCGACTGGGCGCCTTCGGTCACCCTGTCTCCCGGCCTGGCCGCGGCCCATCAGGCGATCATCGGAGACCGGCTGCGGTTGGCGCTGGACGCCGATCTGTGTGCCGCCGTGACGGGTGCGCCGGCCGCGCTGGCGCACCCGGGGCTGGTGTGCGACGTGGCGATCGGGCAGTCGACGCTGGCCACCCAGCGCGTCAAAGCCAACCTGTTCTACCGCGGGCTGACGTTCCACCGGTACCCGCTGATCGGCGACACCCTTTACACCCGCACCGAAGTCGTGGGTCTGCGCGCCAACACCGCCAAGCCGGGGCGCGCGCCCACCGGGATGGCCGCGCTGCGCATGACGACAATCGACCAGGCCGATCGGTTGGTGCTGGACTTCTACCGCTGCGCGATGCTGCCGGTGAGCCCAGCTGGGATCGTGCGACCCGACCACGGCGATGACCTGTCGGCCTTCCAGGCCGCGCCTCCAGCGGTGGACCCCACCGAAACATGGGACGGTGAGGCCTTCCGCCGCAAGGTGCCTGGCCCGCACTTCGACCCCGGTCGGGCGGGTGCGGTGTTACACAGCACCGGCGATGTCGTCACCAGCGCCCCCGAGCTTGCCCGCCTCACCTTGAACATCGCTGCCACCCATCATGATTCGCGGGTGGGCGGGCAGCGGCTGGTGTACGGGGGGCACACCATCGGACTGGCGTTCGCGCAGGCCAACCGGCTGCTGCCCAACCTGGCCACGGTGCTGGGCTGGGAATCCTGCGATCACACCGCACCGGTGTACGAGGGCGACACGTTGTACAGCGAGGTGCACGTCGAGCGGGCCACCCAGAACTCCAATGCGGGAGTGCTGGGCGTGCGGTCGCTGGTTTACGCCGCCAGCGACTCTGCCGACGTGCCGGACCGGCAGGTGCTGGACTGGCGCTACCGCGCGCTGCAGTTCTAG